A stretch of the Sphingomonas sp. CL5.1 genome encodes the following:
- a CDS encoding NnrU family protein: protein MGNVIAAAIAFVGTHFLLSHPLRAPIVGRIGERGFLGLYSLVAFATLIWLALAYRAAPPAPLLWPVGDASWAVASAVMLVASVLLMGSLIRNPALPEAKTDTVPEARGVFAITRHPMMWAFALWGAAHILIYPDPSNIVVALAIILLALAGAALQDRKKEALQPDFWRGWEARTSYWPFAAIAAGRARLGGFGMHALAGGLVVWLIATWAHIPLSGWRAGIWYWLG, encoded by the coding sequence ATGGGCAATGTGATAGCGGCGGCGATCGCCTTCGTAGGGACGCACTTCCTCCTCTCCCACCCGCTGCGCGCGCCGATCGTCGGGCGGATCGGCGAACGTGGCTTCCTCGGCCTCTACAGCCTCGTCGCCTTCGCCACGCTGATCTGGCTGGCGCTCGCCTATCGCGCCGCCCCGCCCGCGCCGCTGCTATGGCCGGTCGGCGACGCTTCATGGGCGGTGGCGAGCGCGGTGATGCTGGTCGCGAGCGTGCTGCTGATGGGGTCGCTGATCCGCAACCCCGCGCTTCCCGAAGCGAAGACCGACACCGTGCCGGAGGCGCGCGGCGTGTTCGCGATCACGCGCCATCCGATGATGTGGGCCTTCGCCCTGTGGGGCGCGGCGCATATCCTGATCTATCCCGATCCGTCGAACATCGTCGTCGCGCTCGCCATCATCCTGCTCGCGCTGGCCGGCGCGGCGTTGCAGGACCGCAAGAAGGAGGCGCTCCAGCCGGACTTCTGGCGCGGCTGGGAGGCGCGGACGAGCTACTGGCCGTTCGCCGCCATCGCCGCCGGGCGCGCGCGGCTCGGCGGGTTCGGGATGCACGCGCTGGCCGGCGGGCTGGTGGTCTGGCTGATCGCGACCTGGGCGCATATACCGCTATCGGGCTGGCGCGCCGGAATATGGTATTGGCTGGGCTGA